The Cytobacillus sp. NJ13 sequence TAATTGATGCAATAGAGCTGGGGCTCAGTGCAGATACTAAGATGGCTGATCAAATAGCTGAACTTCACAGATATACCTTTTTAACAAACTCAGATGCCCATTCGCTAAAAAAAATCGCGAGAGAATATCAAATCCTTGAAATGGAGTCACCAACATTTGCTGACCTGAAAAAGGCTTTGACTGGAAAAGAAAAAGGCAAGGTGAAAACCAATTTCGGGCTCGATCCGCTGCTTGGAAAATACCATCAGACTGTTTGCTCTGAATGTTTTGGCCCCTTCGATGATGCAAATGGTAAATGCAGAAATTGCGGTCACCACAAATTTATCAAAGGCGTGGCTGACCGGATCTCTGAACTAAAATCATCTGGAGAATTGCTCATTGAACGTCCTCCTTATATTCATCAGGTACCTCTTGAATTCATTCCAGGGTTAGGCCCGAAAATGCTGGAGAAGCTGCTGAATCATTTCGGCACTGAAATGGCCATTCTTCACGATGTTCCTTTATCAGAAATAAGCAAAGTAATCCCTGAGAAAACAGCAAGGCTTATTGGGAAGGCGCGTGAAGGAACATTAAACCTCAAGGCAGGGGGCGGAGGCAAGTACGGCAAAATTATGGATTCCTAAAAAACATAGAGCTCATCAGGCTCTATGTTTTTTAGGTGCTTTAGCATAAATGCATGTATCCCTAAGCTCTTTTCCATCTGCGCTTAGACTGTCATTGATTAGTACTCCTTCAAGTGTAAATCCCAGCCTTTCGGGAATCCTTCGGCTGTTTATGTTTCTCGGATCACATCTAATTTCCACTCTATTCGCTTGAAAATGCTCAAAGGCAAATTTCGTCAAACCTTCGGCAGCTTCAGTAATATATCCTTTTTTCTGAAACCTCGAATCTCCCCAATAGCCTATTTCGAATTTACGGACATCCCAATCTATACGATGCAGGCCAGTGGAGCCAATAAAAGCATCGTCTTCTTTCCTATAAATATGGATACGGAAATCTTCCCTAAGGATAAACTTGGCATAAGATTTGCGGATGCCAGCTTCAGCTTCATCCGCTGATTGATCATTCTGCGCAAAAGGAAGCCATTTTTTAAGCTCAGCAGCTGAAGCTAATACAGCCTCATGCACTGTTTTTCCATCTCCGGGCAAGGCAGGTCTCATATAAAGTCTTTCGGTTTCAATCCTCTCTGGAAACTCAATTAAAATCGGATCCAATTGTTATTCCCCCTATGAAAATTTAAATAATTTTGAAAATTATAGCGGAAATAACTGAAGTATTCAAGACTTTTTTTCCATTGGGAATAATCCAATTCTTTGTCATACAAATCTGGGACAGGCATACAATTTAATATCCAATTTGTTTTGTCTTAGGGGGAAGAGCAATGAAGAAAAAAATGTACCAGAACGCCGCAGCAGCCCACTTTCGCGAACATTCCTCAATCTATTTATTTGTTATTGTTTTATTCCTGATGGGTGTCATTTTTGGGGCTATCGTTGTAAATAGCTTAAGTTTTACCCAAAAAGAAGATTTATTTTATTATCTGTCGCAGTTTTTTGGCCAAGTATCAGATGGACATGTTGCAGCAGCAGATGAATTATTCAAACAAAGCTTTTTTCATAATACAAAATTTATAGGACTGATTTGGGTTTTGGGAATCTCCATAATTGGACTGCCTGTCATTCTGATACTCCTATTTATGAAAGGGATGGTGGTTGGCTTTACAGTTGGATTTCTCGTTAACCAAATGGGGTGGGAGGGATTTTTGCTCTCCTTCGTATCTGTCCTTCCCCAGAATCTGATCATCATACCTATATTTATTCTCGCTGCAGCACTGGCTGTGTCTTTCTCTTTAAAAATGATAAGAAGGCAATTTATGAAAAAAGTCGGTCAGCCCATGATGCCTCTTTTTGGAAGATATATGATTGCTTTTGCTGTAGCCATTCTGTTCTTAATTGCTGCAGCCGGAGTGGAGGCGTTTATCTCGCCTGTCTTAATGAAGTCTGTTGTCAACTCAATCCAATCCTAAAATATGAATCATTGCAAAAGGCAGAGCGGGCGGCTCTGCCTTTTGTTTGTACAGGAAAAGGGGTAGAAACAAAGAAGATAGGGTACATATAAAGAGGTATAAAAATGATTTAATGTATATTATAATAATTATTATATAAAAGTTATTTTTATCTGTTATTTATAATTATTTTATTTTGAATGTGATCTCATTTCTGTTATAATGAGAATGTTAGTGGCGAGGGAGGGACTTTCGGTATGGAAAGCAGAATTGAAAGAATAAAAAAACAGTTGCATTCATCCAGCTATAAACTAACACCACAGCGAGAGGCAACAGTTCGCGTCCTGTTAGAACACGAAGAGGATCATTTAAGTGCGGAAGATGTCTACCTCCTTGTAAAAGAGAAATCGCCTGAGATAGGCTTGGCAACTGTATATAGAACACTTGAATTGCTGACTGAACTAAAAATTGTCGATAAAATTAACTTTGGTGATGGAGTTTCCCGTTATGACCTGCGTCAGGAAGGGGCAGCCCATTTTCACCACCATTTAGTCTGTATTGAGTGCGGAGCTGTTGATGAAATTCAGGAAGATTTGCTTGAAGACGTAGAGGAAGTGGTTGAACGCCGCTGGAACTTTAAAATAAAGGATCACCGCCTTACGTTTCATGGCATCTGCTACCGCTGCCAGGATAAACAGACAGACAACGAAACCGAAGCAGAAGAAAACTAATATTTATTGACAAAGCTTATTCTTACATGAGAATGGGCTTTTTATTTTTATCTATTTTTACAAAGTTTGCTGCTTTCAAATGGGTGAAAATATTTTACCGCTGAGTGCACACAGGAAATCAACGGTCTTCTTCGAGAAAAACTACAATCTATAAGAGTCTTGTTAATAAAGTAAAATCCTCCATAACAAACAAAAAGGAAAGTGCCCTAAAGAAACGCCAATTATGCAGATTCAGGTATAATTCTTGTCCAAAATGGCATACCTTTTAGTAATAGAAAGCATTTGAATCTTTGCTTATTAAAAGTGATGGAGGACCAATCAATGAAATCCTGGCTGAGTATGGCTTTTCAGACCATTAAAGTGTTTGTCATTTTTACTGGATGCACAATCCTTTTTTATTATGGTATTATGTGGTTAAACGAAGAATACCAGGATTATCACCGCTATGACGAACCACAGGGAGCGGCTGTTAAGGTGTCGGCGAGCGGAACAGATGAAGATGCGAGCTTGCTGGACCGGTTAATTCTTTTCTACTTAAATGGGGAGTAATGCAATCATATGGATGATCAGTTAAGAGACTTTATTCATTATTTACTTGTAGAAAAAGGCCTCGCTAAAAATACAATTGTTTCTTATGAAAGAGACTTGAAAAGTTATCTGAAATATCTCAAGTCTGAAGAGAAAATTTCAAGCCTTGAGAGTGTGCAGCGTACGCAGATTGTTCAATTTCTCGGCTTTTTAAAAAAACAGGGCAAATCCTCAAAAACCTTGGCCCGGCATATAGCCTCTTTAAGGGCCTTTCACCAATTTCTGCTCCGTGAAAAAGCAGTTGGCCATGACCCTTCTGTCCATATAGAAACACCGCAAATGGAACGTTCGCTTCCAAAAGTATTAAACATGCAGGAAGTGGAAACCTTATTGGATTTTCCAGAGATAAAGGATCACTTTGGTTTGCGGGATAAAGCCATGCTTGAACTTTTATATGCTACAGGTATTCGCGTGAGTGAGCTGATTGGCCTGAACATAGGTGATATCCATTTAACGATGGGCTTTGTAAGGTGTATAGGCAAAGGAAACAAGGAACGGATTGTGCCTATTGGCAAAACAGCTTCCGAAGCGCTTGAAAAGTATTTAAATGAAGGAAGAGGAAAGTTTGCTTCAAAAAAGCATAAAGATGAAGCGTTATTTTTAAATCATCACGGCAAACGTCTTTCAAGACAGGGATTTTGGAAAATATTGAAGCGGCTGGCTCAGGAGGCAGGGATCGAGAAAGAACTTACTCCGCATACGCTGAGGCATTCATTTGCTACTCATCTGCTTGAAAATGGTGCGGATTTGCGGGCAGTTCAGGAAATGCTTGGACATGCCGATATTTCCACTACGCAAATTTATACGCATGTAACCAAAACTCGCCTTAAAGATGTGTACAGCCAATATCATCCGCGTGCTTAAGCCATTAATTAACCAAGTAATATAAATGTCATAAAGCTGCCATGAAAAATAGGCAGCTTTTTCTTGTCTTTTTACCTGTTTATTATGTAAAATATAGATGTCAGACTTCTGACGAATGAAAGGGCTATCTATATATTTATTTAACTGAAAGAATTTCCTTTTTTACTGTCCAGCTCCAGCGCCTTACTCCTTGAGTTGTCGCGGGCGGACAAGGCGTTCCGCTTTTCTTTCAGCAAGAGAATCGGTGTTAAATAAACCTAAAAAGGGTACTATACGAATATGATTTTTGTAACCGTATTCAAATAATTAGGAGGTTTTCAAATGTCTGCATATACATATAAGCGCGTTTTTTTAATCGTTATGGACTCAGTAGGAATTGGAGAAGCGCCTGATGCCGAAAAGTTCGGTGATAAAGGCGCTGATACGATTGGCCACATTGCAGAAAAAATGAATGGCCTGAAGATGCCCAACATGAGCAAGCTCGGGCTTAGTAATATCAGTGAAATCAAAGGAATCGAAAAAGCAGAGAAGCCAATGGCATTTTACACAAAAATGCAGGAAGCTTCTAATGGAAAAGACACAATGACGGGACATTGGGAGATAATGG is a genomic window containing:
- a CDS encoding endonuclease Q family protein, with the translated sequence MKRFFADLHIHIGRTFTGKPVKITGAKSLTFTNIIRHARNEKGLDIIGIIDCHSPEVILEIEDLSQKGLVTEQRDGGLQYGDLTIIPGSELEIYDESCKGPIHVLCFFPTLSAMKVFSAWLSGHLKNITLSSQRIYVSGRMLQEKVKELDGLFIPAHVFTPFKSLFGKGVERSLSEVFDPGLIDAIELGLSADTKMADQIAELHRYTFLTNSDAHSLKKIAREYQILEMESPTFADLKKALTGKEKGKVKTNFGLDPLLGKYHQTVCSECFGPFDDANGKCRNCGHHKFIKGVADRISELKSSGELLIERPPYIHQVPLEFIPGLGPKMLEKLLNHFGTEMAILHDVPLSEISKVIPEKTARLIGKAREGTLNLKAGGGGKYGKIMDS
- a CDS encoding GNAT family N-acetyltransferase gives rise to the protein MDPILIEFPERIETERLYMRPALPGDGKTVHEAVLASAAELKKWLPFAQNDQSADEAEAGIRKSYAKFILREDFRIHIYRKEDDAFIGSTGLHRIDWDVRKFEIGYWGDSRFQKKGYITEAAEGLTKFAFEHFQANRVEIRCDPRNINSRRIPERLGFTLEGVLINDSLSADGKELRDTCIYAKAPKKHRA
- the spoIIM gene encoding stage II sporulation protein M; the encoded protein is MKKKMYQNAAAAHFREHSSIYLFVIVLFLMGVIFGAIVVNSLSFTQKEDLFYYLSQFFGQVSDGHVAAADELFKQSFFHNTKFIGLIWVLGISIIGLPVILILLFMKGMVVGFTVGFLVNQMGWEGFLLSFVSVLPQNLIIIPIFILAAALAVSFSLKMIRRQFMKKVGQPMMPLFGRYMIAFAVAILFLIAAAGVEAFISPVLMKSVVNSIQS
- a CDS encoding Fur family transcriptional regulator is translated as MESRIERIKKQLHSSSYKLTPQREATVRVLLEHEEDHLSAEDVYLLVKEKSPEIGLATVYRTLELLTELKIVDKINFGDGVSRYDLRQEGAAHFHHHLVCIECGAVDEIQEDLLEDVEEVVERRWNFKIKDHRLTFHGICYRCQDKQTDNETEAEEN
- a CDS encoding YqzK family protein is translated as MKSWLSMAFQTIKVFVIFTGCTILFYYGIMWLNEEYQDYHRYDEPQGAAVKVSASGTDEDASLLDRLILFYLNGE
- the xerD gene encoding site-specific tyrosine recombinase XerD translates to MDDQLRDFIHYLLVEKGLAKNTIVSYERDLKSYLKYLKSEEKISSLESVQRTQIVQFLGFLKKQGKSSKTLARHIASLRAFHQFLLREKAVGHDPSVHIETPQMERSLPKVLNMQEVETLLDFPEIKDHFGLRDKAMLELLYATGIRVSELIGLNIGDIHLTMGFVRCIGKGNKERIVPIGKTASEALEKYLNEGRGKFASKKHKDEALFLNHHGKRLSRQGFWKILKRLAQEAGIEKELTPHTLRHSFATHLLENGADLRAVQEMLGHADISTTQIYTHVTKTRLKDVYSQYHPRA